A portion of the Spirochaetales bacterium genome contains these proteins:
- a CDS encoding M48 family metallopeptidase: MGKKKKVILTNISPFAWEHPADRATLASLQQIPALDILLQKLLGIVSDKAFRLIALGSAVRVNAYQFPRYHTLLQEVCTTLDTPYLPELYVAENPFMNAGALGYEKPFIILNSSIVEKLTDEEAVAILGHEVGHCISGHALYRTLLILLINLSLYLLQLPISRMVIEAIIAALYEWFRKSELSADRAGLLAVQDPNVSYTLLMKLAGGTKVEQMNIDEFFKQAQEYDEGGDIIDSVFKILVLLRQTHPFPVLRLTELKTWIDRGDYEKTLGGEYIRREDENKEDVVNRLRKAAEQYTEDMKRSKDPLASVLSEPVDNIIKGVNKAVEDIGDFFDNMMKGFDTGRDKEKDENEKEK; encoded by the coding sequence ATGGGCAAAAAGAAAAAAGTGATATTAACGAATATCAGTCCGTTCGCATGGGAACATCCCGCAGACAGGGCGACCCTCGCATCGCTGCAACAGATTCCCGCGCTCGATATTTTATTACAGAAATTACTGGGAATCGTCAGCGACAAGGCCTTCCGTCTCATCGCTCTGGGTTCGGCTGTCCGGGTGAACGCATATCAATTTCCCCGCTACCATACGCTTTTACAGGAGGTGTGCACCACACTCGATACCCCATATCTTCCCGAACTCTATGTTGCCGAGAACCCTTTCATGAACGCAGGTGCACTCGGTTATGAAAAACCATTTATTATTCTCAACTCTTCAATCGTCGAAAAACTCACGGACGAAGAGGCCGTGGCCATTCTGGGGCATGAGGTCGGTCACTGCATAAGCGGTCACGCCCTCTACAGAACTCTTCTTATATTGCTTATCAACCTTTCCCTCTACCTTCTCCAGCTGCCGATTTCACGGATGGTCATCGAGGCGATTATCGCCGCCCTGTATGAATGGTTCAGGAAAAGTGAATTGAGTGCGGACAGGGCGGGACTCCTTGCCGTGCAGGACCCCAATGTATCCTATACGCTGCTTATGAAACTGGCCGGGGGGACCAAGGTCGAACAAATGAATATTGACGAGTTTTTCAAACAGGCACAGGAGTATGACGAAGGGGGTGATATCATCGACAGCGTCTTTAAAATACTGGTCCTTCTCAGGCAGACACATCCGTTTCCCGTATTACGGCTTACCGAATTAAAAACATGGATCGATCGCGGCGATTATGAAAAAACACTCGGCGGGGAATACATCAGGAGAGAAGATGAAAACAAGGAGGATGTCGTCAATCGATTGAGAAAGGCGGCCGAACAATACACAGAAGATATGAAAAGATCGAAAGACCCCCTTGCGAGCGTTCTTTCCGAGCCGGTTGATAATATCATCAAGGGAGTAAATAAGGCGGTCGAGGATATCGGTGATTTTTTTGACAACATGATGAAAGGATTCGATACCGGAAGGGACAAAGAAAAGGACGAAAATGAAAAAGAAAAATAG
- a CDS encoding diguanylate cyclase, with product MERVNLLIVDDESEYLDQMVEILREEGYSIFTAPSGDGALAVMQKENIDIVLLDILMGGMTGYEVCKEIRKRYNTKPMQIVLITGLTEDHYLEQAIEVGGDDFIHKPITPIELQRRIKAAVIRLRSQKKLFSEREHLKETVIEKEKFSNKVLDQHKTLKKEYETIKKMNVELTTSNKELKIIARFDMLSGLLNRMSLFDQIDKEIERSVRSGTTLTGIMLDIDHFKNINDNFGHQVGDMVIKALGDMLRKSLRKYDYAGRYGGEEFYMVLTSANLQQGFIIGERFRREMEENPINCAGKEVHVTVSMGIAQYRTGESRDSWIQRADKAMYKAKKLGRNRIVLE from the coding sequence ATGGAAAGGGTAAATCTATTAATAGTCGACGACGAGAGTGAATATCTCGACCAGATGGTCGAAATCCTCAGGGAAGAAGGATATTCCATTTTTACGGCCCCTTCCGGGGACGGCGCTCTTGCCGTTATGCAAAAGGAAAATATCGATATCGTTCTCCTCGATATCCTGATGGGCGGGATGACCGGATACGAGGTCTGCAAGGAAATCAGAAAGCGTTATAATACGAAACCAATGCAAATCGTACTCATTACCGGTCTGACGGAGGATCACTATCTCGAACAGGCGATCGAGGTCGGGGGAGATGATTTCATTCATAAACCCATAACGCCGATCGAACTCCAGCGTCGAATAAAGGCGGCAGTGATCAGGTTACGAAGCCAAAAGAAATTATTCAGCGAGCGCGAACATCTCAAAGAAACGGTTATTGAAAAGGAAAAATTTTCCAATAAAGTACTCGATCAGCATAAAACACTGAAAAAGGAATATGAAACGATCAAGAAAATGAATGTCGAACTCACGACGTCGAACAAGGAATTGAAAATAATCGCCCGCTTCGACATGCTTTCCGGTCTTCTTAACAGGATGAGTCTATTCGATCAGATCGACAAAGAGATAGAACGTTCGGTACGTTCGGGTACGACATTGACCGGTATTATGCTGGATATCGATCATTTCAAGAATATCAATGACAATTTCGGTCATCAGGTTGGCGATATGGTCATCAAAGCCCTCGGCGATATGCTCAGGAAATCACTCAGAAAGTATGATTATGCGGGCAGATACGGGGGGGAGGAGTTCTATATGGTACTCACCTCGGCCAATCTTCAACAGGGGTTTATCATCGGCGAGCGCTTCAGGAGGGAAATGGAAGAAAATCCGATTAATTGTGCGGGGAAAGAGGTTCATGTCACGGTCTCCATGGGAATCGCACAGTATCGTACCGGTGAATCGCGTGATTCCTGGATTCAGCGTGCGGACAAGGCCATGTACAAGGCCAAAAAACTCGGAAGAAACAGGATTGTCCTCGAGTAG